A genomic stretch from Leptodactylus fuscus isolate aLepFus1 chromosome 10, aLepFus1.hap2, whole genome shotgun sequence includes:
- the LOC142183321 gene encoding intelectin-1-like, translating to MLVHGLVILFFALDRGVTCDKCDKFSVAEMKQNIHKLLACWDKENENSNPPNSGYPNGGPNYGYRSCKEIKGSNGNADDGIYTLPTKDGVLYQTYCDMTTNGGDWTLVASVHENNLNGKCTVGDRWSSQTGNDINNPRGDDNWANYATFGRPDGATSDDYKNPGYYDIVAEDLGLWHVPNNVPLSKWKSSAILRYRTDNGFFSEEGGNLLTLYKKYPVVYNAGTCLRDNGPAIPVVYDYGSAERTKSYYSPNGQRELVPGFVQFRAINNEKASLALCAGVKVTGCNPEVNCIGGGGYIPEGNPRQCGDFAAFDWNGHGTHVEWSVSKEMTESAVLMFYR from the exons ATGTTGGTGCACGGCCTCGTAATCCTCTTTTTTGCCCTTGATCGAGGAGTGACCTGTGACAAATGTG ACAAATTTTCTGTAGCTGAGATGAAACAAAACATTCATAAACTTTTGGCATGCTGGGATAAAGAAAATGAAAACTCCAACCCACCAAACTCAGGATATCCAAATGGTGGACCCAACTATGGCTACAGGAGCTGCAAGGAAATCAAGGGCTCTAATGGAAATGCTGATG ATGGAATATATACACTCCCCACCAAAGATGGGGTGCTGTATCAGACCTATTGTGACATGACTACAAATGGTGGAGATTGGACCTTGGTGGCCAGTGTCCATGAAAATAACCTGAATGGGAAATGTACAGTGGGAGATCGGTGGAGCAGCCAGACAGGAAACGACATCAACAACCCAAGGGGAGATGACAACTGGGCCAACTATGCCACGTTTGGACGACCTGATGGAGCTACCAGTGATGACTATAAG AATCCAGGATATTATGATATTGTTGCTGAAGACTTGGGGTTATGGCATGTTCCCAACAATGTACCCCTTTCTAAGTGGAAAAGTTCCGCTATACTAAGATACCGCACAGACAATGGCTTTTTTTCTGAGGAAGGTGGAAATCTTTTAACTTTATATAAA AAATACCCAGTGGTGTACAATGCTGGAACCTGCCTCAGAGACAATGGACCTGCTATACCGGTAGTGTATGACTATGGAAGTGCTGAGAGGACAAAATCATATTATTCCCCAAATGGACAAA GAGAGCTTGTTCCTGGTTTTGTCCAGTTCCGGGCTATTAATAATGAAAAAGCTTCTTTGGCTTTGTGCGCAGGAGTGAAGGTGACTGGATGCAATCCAGAAGTT AATTGCATTGGAGGAGGAGGCTACATCCCAGAAGGAAATCCCAGACAGTGCGGAGACTTTGCTGCCTTTGACTGGAATGGTCATGGAACCCATGTTGAATGGAGTGTCAGCAAGGAAATGACGGAGTCAGCCGTTCTCATGTTCTATCGCTAA
- the LOC142219155 gene encoding sperm acrosome membrane-associated protein 6-like: MRIFNSYKLLLQLIVIVCGAEVVRSCLRCFTTPADRASICQHAVSLGKMGPEECLQRLNLGFDPLNGISIAFSQMDYVRKYLKTFEKEVKKFDKSSSAPAWVDQFDQKMAQYVKTVKNRAASHPPAQCSPPCGLQKAARAFSCSRCAEEDCQLPVACPIETLKVNELDTTNIYCGASFILPDKLKVVWKYAKNMKVTDSSYFKDIHTGEDLFVLIKPTRVSHKGTYACEIFDEDDDIIIRKFYYLDVIRTTFGDQMQMEFQRALVEKLPTQEDEEERLEHGPSITETILSYLKSPISYAIYAGVCLLVIVLVIGYLARYSLHVDWRTRKKYSPLKSPPYP; this comes from the exons ATGAGAATCTTTAATTCCTATAAACTGCTGCTGCAGCTTATAGTGATTGTATGTGGAGCGGAGGTTGTAAGATCCTGCCTACGATGCTTCACCACACCAGCAGACAGAGCCAGCATTTGTCAACATGCCGTCTCGCTGGGAAAGATGGGGCCTGAAGAATGCCTCCAGAGGCTCAACTTGGGTTTTGACCCACTGAATGGCATCTCAATAG ccttttcacagatgGATTACGTTCGTAAATATCTGAAAACGTTCGAAAAAGAAGTCAAGAAATTTGACAAATCAT CTTCTGCACCGGCTTGGGTAGATCAATTTGATCAAAAAATGGCCCAATATGTAAAGACAGTGAAAAACCGTGCAGCAA GTCATCCTCCGGCACAATGCAGTCCTCCATGTG GCCTTCAAAAAGCTGCCAGAGCCTTCTCATGCAGCCGCTGTGCCGAGGAGGATTGCCAGCTCCCCGTGGCTTGTCCCA TTGAAACCTTAAAAGTAAATGAATTGGATACGACCAACATCTATTGCGGGGCCTCATTCATCCTGCCAGATAAACTAAAAGTGGTCTGGAAATATGCCAAAAAT ATGAAGGTCACCGATTCAAGCTACTTTAAGGATATCCACACTGGCGAAGACCTGTTTGTCTTGATAAAGCCAACAAGAGTCAGCCATAAAGGGACATACGCCTGTGAGATTTTTGATGAAGATGATGACATAATCATCCGAAAGTTCTATTATCTGGATG TGATACGGACAACGTTCGGCGATCAAATGCAGATGGAATTTCAACGGGCTTTAGTAGAGAAACTTCCTAcacaagaggatgaagaggagaggCTAGAACATGGTCCATCCATTACTGAGACCATCCTTTCATACCTCAAGAGCCCCATCAGCTATGCCATCTACGCCGGAGTCTGCTTACTTGTCATCGTCTTGGTGATTGGATACCTGGCCCGTTATTCCCTCCACGTGGACTGGAGGACCAGGAAAAAATATAGTCCACTTAAGTCACCACCATAtccgtaa